The following is a genomic window from Rhodothermales bacterium.
TCGACCTTCGGCGGGCGCTCGCCTGCGCCGTCGCCGGCATCCGACCCGACGGCATTTAGCAGCCCTTCGATGTGTTCCTGGGCGAACTTCCGCTCGGTCACATACATGCGCGCGACCCACTCCTGCGGCGACGGTTTTAAGGAGAGCAGCCCCTTTTCGTAGAACGGCACAAGCTCTCGAAGGTGGCGAATCGCGTCCTGGCTGCGGGCGAGGCGAACGTCCAGGTCGCGCGAGCGGCGCATTGTGGCCAGGTGTTCATTCAACGCGCGCATGGATGTGACGATGCGCGCTTTAACCGTGCCATCGCATTTCTGGCAAAGCCCTTCCCGCGAAAGCGAGAGGAACCATCCCTTATTTCCACACCACGTACATTGGCGCATAGCCCCAGCCCATTAAAATCCGGCCAATTAAGAGACCGATTAAGAGCCTACCGAGAGATCTAGCTGCATCCGAGGATGCCGGAACGATACGTCCTGTGCCTGTCGCAACACCCCCTGACACTTCCATCACGCCGGAAACGGGCCGGCACTTACTTCTAGCCTGCACCGTCTCTGGACCAGCGCTCTGCGCGGCACATATTGGCTCTCTTACTACTCACGTTACAGGACACAGTTGCATCATGGGCGGAGCAATCTGCCGACCGAATTCCCCGATGAACCGGCACCATTGTTGCCGATTAATTTATATCGTCCCAAACTGAAACGGGGCGATAGGCCCTACGGTGCGTTGTCCCGCGCCTGCTGCACATCTGGCTACTCCAGGGGCCGCTTTCTCACCAACAGACGATCCGCCGGCCCCTGTTTTCAGGGTGCCTTTTTTGCTTCTGCCCCAGGATCAGTAACCTGAATCCGCCATGTTTACCCCCTTGCGTACCCTGGCAAGGCGTACATCGGCCGATGTACCCAGCCCGGCACGTGTTCTTGTAGTCGACCCGCACCCAATCATTGGCGACGCGGTACGTGTGCTCCTGAATCCAACCGCTGACCTCGCATTTGCAGGGTTCGCTTCCACGGCGCGGGAGGCTCACCGTGCGGTGGCGCGCACCGCGCCGCACGTGGTGCTCCTTGAACTCTCGTTGGAAGACGGGTACGGGCTCGACCTCGCCGTTCAACTGCTCATCCACCATCCCGAACTTCGCATCCTCATCTACACGATGTATGCGGAACACGTTTTTGCCGAGCGAGCAATCGAGGTAGGGGCCGCCGGCTACCTTATGAAGCGCGTCGAACCACACGAATTACTTGAGGGCATCCGCCGCGTGCTTCGCCAGGAGACCTACCTCAGCCAGGCCGCCACCGCCCGCCTCCTCAACAAAATCACCCGTCGCCCCACGCGCGACCGTAGCCATACCCTCGAACGCCTCACCCAGCGCGAACTTGCGGTGCTGCTCATGCTCGGCGAAGGCTCGACCCCTCACGATATCGCCCATCGCCTCAATCTGGATCGGAAAACGGTCGAAACCCATCGGCGCCGCGTCAAAGAAAAACTCGGCTTTGAGAGCGTTTCGTCCCTCCTCCATTACGCCACCAACTGGCGCCACGCGCAGGGCGCCCTCGAACCACCACTCGAAACGACCTTATCCTGAACCCACTCTCATTTGACGTAATTACGGGATAGGATCCACTATAAAAATGCGTTATGATATCGATGACCGGCGTACCGCCGGATGTTCTCATCCCTATCGACCGCTCTGAAAAAACCAGATCCACTCCCCGACCCGCCGGGCCCGGCGCCCCCTGAAGCGCCCGAGCCGCCCGAGATGCCCGCGCCGCCCCTGCGTCGCTGGGCGCGTCCCGATCCGGACTGGAGCCGGACGGATCCCCGGTATCAGAACAAGGATCCCCGCTGGGCGACCACCGACCCCAAGTTCGCCAGTAAAGATCCGAAGTTTGAGAAGAGCGACGAAAGGTGGTCCCGTATCGATCCCAACTGGAAAATCGAGAAGAAGCCAGGGGATTGACCAAAAAAACACGGCCGGCGAAGGATTGCTCGCCGGCCGGGCCGTGGTGGAAAACGGTACTGAGGGGCCCTGCCCTAGCTCTGATACATCAGCTCTTCCGTTTTAACCCGGCGCTGCAATCGCGCATACAGCTCCCATAACGCGGTTTTTGAAGCGTCGGACGCCAGCATCGAAGTGGCTTCCTCATATCCGATCCAGCGGTAATCCGCTTGCGGATCGTTTGGCTGGATGGACTCGGAATCGACTTCGACGCCGAAGCAATACTGGGGCAGCACGAACCGTCCGTTCGCGATCGTGTAATGCCCGGCGAACTGCGAGGCCGGCACGGCATTCACGCAATCAAGCACCATGAATCGCTCCTCGCCGACATCCAACCCCGCTTCCTGCCCGCTTTTGCGCCTCGCGGCCTCGATGGGGGTCTCGAGTTCCTGGCCCTTGCCCGAAATACCTTGCCAGCTGTCTTTCTCCGGCCGCTGAAACACGGCGAATTTTACATCCTGATCCACGACACGATACGGGAAGACGAGCACTTGAAAGGGTGTACGAGTCATAGTTCGTATCCTCGGTTGATTAGCATGACGAGAGATGAGGGGATGAAGATAATGTTAAGAAGAATTAATGCAGGACAAACATCAAGGGCAACAGCACACTGTGAAAAAGTGCACCCTATCCAACTTTTCTACGATCAATCGATCCGCCAGTCGAGCATGCGCTCCTGGTCAAACAGGAAACGCCCCTGAAACGGTCGGCCGCTCAGGAGATACGGCATCCAGATCCGATCATCCTCCCACATTTCTTCGTAGGGGATCGCGTCCATATCGGTCCAGAGCGGGACTGCCTCATCGGTTTCTGTAGGCTCGCCGATGAGTCCCCCGGCGCGGAAGACATGGACGTGGATCGAGTAGCCGTCGACAAACTGAAACCTCAGTTCGCCGCCTTTCTCCAGGGTCGTGGGGGTGACGAGCAGTTCTTCCTGGACCTCGCGGATGGCGCCCTCATGCGGGGCCTCGCCGAACTCGAGCCGGCCGCCCGGGCCGTTGATTTTCCCTGCACCGAGGCCTCTTTTTTTGCGGATCAACAAGACCTTCCCGTCCTGCACGACAAACAGCAACGTCGCCGGATCCACGGGCCGCCAGACGTTCCAGTCGATGTCCGCCAGAGTGGTGGCCGCGAGGACCAGCTCGGCCCTCAACGCGTCGAGACGGTCGTGAATGTCGTGCGGCAGGGCCGTATCAGGGTTGCGCAGCACTTCGGCGTACAGGGCGTGGGCATGTTGAAGCCAGCGTTGCGCCTCCGCGCGCCCGGCTTCCCCCCGCTCGAGCAGCACCAGCTGACCCCGCTCGTTCAGCAAATCCGCCAGCGCCAGCGCCTTCTCCCCACTCCATCCGCCGAGCTCCCGACACCGGGCCAGCAACGCGATCCGGTGGAGCGCGTCGAGCCCGCCGGCATCGAGACCGAGCAGATCCCGTAACGCCTCGTCGATCTCCCGGCGCGCTTCGTCGTACGCATGCATGCTTTTATGAAACAGGACGCGCGCCAGGACCTGGACGAGTTGCTGGATCTGCCGCAGTATGGTGTCGCGGGAAAACATATCAGGGAGAGGGATCGGTTGGAGGTGCCGGCCGGCGCAGCGCCCGCGCCACGCCATACAGACTTATGAGCACCCAGAAGGCCTCGACGATAAATGCGGACAGATTAAACGCATAATGGAGCGAAACCAGCACACCCGCCGCTCCCGCGGCATTGATGGCGGAGTATGCCAGGCTGTCGCTGCGGAGCCGGCCGATCTGCAGCAACGCATACGCCACCAGAATCGCCGCAACGCCGGCCAGCCCTACGATATCGTACCACGCATGTGAAATCGTCATCCCTCCTCGTAATCATGCCAGGCATCCGGTTAATGCGCCCCTCAGGGCCCCTTAACCCTTGAACCTTGAACCTAAAACCGTTAGAATAGGTGCCGGCCGCCCACGAAAGCAAGCCGGCCCCACGACCCGGCCCTCACCCCTCGCCTCTCACGTCTCATGCGTTTCGTTTCGATAGTGTTCTTGCTCCTGGTAACCATCGTAGCGGCCTGTGCGCAGAAACCGTCCAGATATCCTGACCCACTTTCGCCGGAGGATGCCCTCGCTTCCTTCGAACTCGTCGAGGGGTTCACGGTGTCCGTCTTTGCCGCCGAGCCGGCCGTGGCGGACCCTGTCGAACTCGTGTTCGATGAACGCGGCCGTGCCTGGGTGGTGGAGATGCCGGACTACCCCGACAAGCCGGCGCTCGGCCAGGGCCGTAGCCGCATCGTACTCCTCACCGACACCGACGGCGACGGCCGGGCCGACCGCCGCACCGTATTTGCCGACAACCTCTCCGAAGCCACCAGTGTCCTCCCCTGGAAAAATGGCCTGATCGTCACCGCCGCGCCGGACATCCTTTACCTGGTCGACTCGGACGGCGACGACCGCGCGGACAGTCGTGACATCCTCTTCACGGGTTTCTTCGAGAACAATTCGGAAGCCCAGATCACCAATCTGAGGCTCAACCCGGACGGCTGGATCTACGCCGCCAACTTCGGGCAGGCCGGCACCATCACCTCGCCGCTGCTCCCCGGCGTCATGGTGCATGTCCAGGGCGCTGATTTCCGCTTTCGGCTGGACCCGCCCCGCTTCGAGCCGGCCGCCGGCCCCACCCAGTTTGGCCAGGCCGTCGACGCCTGGGGAAACCGATTCGGCACCCACAACACGCAGCACATCAACCAGTTCGTCATCCCCTGGCACTACCTGCACCGACACCCGCACCTGCGGTCCGCCGCCAGCATCGTGAACATCTCCGACCACGACCTGCGGATGTACCAGCGCACGCCGGCCCCCTACTGGCGCGCCACACGCACCGCCCGCCGGCAACAACAATACGACGAAGCCGGCTCGGGCCGCGTCGAATACGCCGCCGATCATTTCACCGGCTCCTCCGGGGGCACCGTGTACGATGGCGACCTGTTCCCCGAACGGTACCGCGGGGCGGTGTTCACCGGCGACGTCGCCGGCAACCTGGTCCACCGAGACTCGCTGGGCGAAAAGGCCGGCAGCCCGGAGTTTATCGCCAAGCGCCCGTTCGACGAACAGGAGCGGGAGTTTATGGCCTCGACGGACCCCTGGTTCCGGCCGGCCCACTTCACCATCGGCCCCGATGGCGCGCTGTATATCGTGGACATGTACCGCCAACACATTGAAACACCGGTGTCGATTCCGGAGGACTTGAAGGAGGATATGGACTTCTACGCCGGCGAGGACCGCGGCCGGCTCTTCCGCATTGCCCCGACCGGCGCCGCCCCGACACCATTCGTCTCGCTCCACGACGCCTCGACGGCCAACCTCGTCGCCGAGCTGGCGCACCCGAACGGCTGGCGCCGGCGTACGGCGCAGCGGCTGCTCCTCGAACGCGACGATCCCGCGGCCATCGACCCCCTTCGCGCCACCCTGGCCGGCCACGACGCGCCGGCACGTCTCCTAGCGCTTTATTTGCTCGACGCCCTCGACGCCCTCCGCGAGACTGATATCCGCGCCACTTTCCAGGATGCCGAAGCGGGGATCCGCATCCACGCCCTCCGGTTGTCGGAGGCGTATCCGGCGCTCGCTTCCGATGCCCTGGCCCTGCTCGAGGACCCTACTCCCCGGGTGGCGATGCAGGCCGCGCTCTCGGCCGGCGATCGCACGGGCCGGACCGTCACGGATGCGCTGGCCGGCTTCGTGGAACGCCATGCCGGCGACCGCTGGATGCGCCTCGCCGTCGTCAGCGCCCCCCCCGGCGCTTCACACAGCATGCTGGCCGCCCTGGAACGCCGCGGCTTTTTCAACGTGCAGGACCCCGCACGCGCGGCGTTCCTGCAAGAAACCGCCAGCGTGCTTACGGCCCGCAGCGATGCGGATGAGCTGAATCGGTTCATCGACTTCCTGGTGGATCACCCGGAGCCGTTCTGGCTCGCCGCCGGCTTCACGGGGATGAAGGAAGGCCACAAAGCCGGAACCACCCTCCCACTCAACGACCGCGCCGCAGACAACTTGCAGGCATTTATCCGCTCATCCTCCGAGATCGTTCAACAACTCGCCGGCGACATCCTGGCGCTCACCCCGACGCGCTGAACCCATGGCAGCCACCGCCCAGAATCCCTCTCGCCGCCGCTTTCTAGCCACGATTGCCGGCGGAGCCACCCTGGCCGGCTGCCGACCCGAAGCCGCGCCGGCCGACCCTTGCATGGACGTCCGCTCCCTCTCTGACGCCGACCGCCAGACGCGAACCGCCACCAATTACGTGGCCCAAACCGCGCTCCCGGATCAGCGCTGCGACACCTGTCAGTTCTGGTTGCCCCCAACCCCGGGTTCAACCTGCGGGGGCTGCGTGGTGGTGAAAGGCACGATCCACCCCGAAGGACATTGCACGTCGTGGGCCCCCGTGGCAGTCGGTTAGGGAGTTACCGGGACCAGGCGAAGCGCATTCCCCGCAAGGATCTTCGTGAGCACGTCGACCGGAAGGTTGAGGTGGGTGAGCAGATCGTACATCCGGTTGTCGAAGGCGTCGCGGCCGAAGAAGAGGCGGTCCTGATAGTCGATCATAAACTGGCGCGTAAACGCGAGGTCGCGAGAGAGGGCCGTATGGGCCGAGCCGGCGGAGAGGTCGCAGTTCAGGTTCGGGTAACGATCGAGGTATTGGAGGAGCAGGCCTTTGCGCACCACCGGTTTGCCGGCGGGGTATTGCTCCGTGGCCACGTCCGCGTCTTCCGAAATTTCACGCCAGAATCCCGGGGCGTGCCCCAGAAACTGCGTTCCGGGGCAGAGGCGCAGCGCCGGCTCCATCGTCTCCAGATCGCCCCCATACCACCATTGCCGGTCGGCGGGTACCGCGTGACGGGGGAACGTCACATCCAGATGGAAGATAACGGGCAGGCCGAGTTCGCCGGCGTAATGAAAGAGGCGCAGGGCATCCGGATCGTCGTAACGCATGCGGAGCTTGAATTCCCCAAACACCCGCACACGATGGATGTCGACCGCCGCCTTTAGTTTCGCGTGGGCATACGGATCGCGGGGATCGACGGTCGTCCCCGGAATAAACCGATCGGGGTACCGCTCGGCGAGTTCGATGACATCGGCGAAGGTGATGCCAACACCGGTAGGGTTGTTGGTGGCGTAGTAGTTCGGGGAGATCTCGCGCTCAGGCGCTTCCCAGCTAATGAGCCACGCCATATCGATGCCGGCGGCGTCCATGTTCTCGATCGTCCGCGCTCCGTTGAATCCGAGCCAGCGCGGGTGGCAGTGTACATCGATGACGCGCGGGGACGCGCGGGGTATCGAGAGCGGCCAAACGGCGCCAAGAAGAGCGGCGCTGCCAAGGTGTAGAAACGAACGGCGATTATACGCCGGCGCGGTATCCGGGCTACTCATGAGCAAGTGGAATCAGCCTGGTTCCAGGGGGGGATTTACTTCCAGCCAGCGTTTCGCGGACTCGCGATCCCTCAGGATCACGACCGGTTCGGGGGCGCCGACCATCACGTGGATCGTCTTTAGGAGGACGTAGTCGACTTGCCTCCTCAAAGACACAGCCGCGCCGGGGCAATCCCTGAGGAGTGGCTGCATCTCCCTCTTGATAAAGGCCACGATGGCCAGCAGCGACTTGTAATCCACATCGAGCATATGGATCTCCACGCCGTCCCACATGTGCCGATAGGTGAGGTGAGCCCGACTCAACTCCACCATCCGGCCTATCGCCTCCAGTATGTCTTCTCCATCCACTTCGCCGAAGAAGGCGATCGTAATGACGTGGTGATCGTGATCTACCGCATGCCAAAAGCTCATAGGGTCGCGCGCAATGATTCAGGCAAAGCAGTGCCGGGTACGAGGCCGGACAAAGCGGGAGCACGTTCCAGAGGGCGCGGTGAAGGAAGGGCCGCGTGAGCAGGGAGGCGACGGCTGTTTACACGCTTGAATATAGCGGTGCAGAACACACCATCAAGTAACGCAAGTGCGCTAAAATAAGACAATGTTGCGGTGCAAATCGGACATGCACGCGGGAGTCGTGCGGATCATGGCGGGATTGCGCAGGTGATGACCGCTTCCAGAAAGGCATTCGGGTTCTCCCATGGCACGCGGTGGGCTGCCCCGGGGATGATTTCGTGGCGGGCGCCCGGGATGGCCGCGACAGCGCTTTGGGCCGAGCGCGTAAAGACGGGGTCGTCGGCACCTGTCAACCACAACGTTGGGACGTCGATCGTGCGCCCCAGATCGGGCAGCAGATCGCGTTGGCGGCCCTTCGAGTAGGCGGTGAACATCCGCGCGATGGGCTGGCGCTCCCGAGGTACTGTGTGATCGTGGCAGAGCGCCGGCCGCCCGCCGAATACGGGCTGGGCATTCCAGTCCTCCATCACCCGGTCGATGGGTTCCTCAAGGAAACGCCGGGCCCAGACGGCGTCCGTCTCACGTCGACGAACGCGGGCCTCCTCGTCGGCAAGGCCCGTGTCCGCGCCGACGAGGATGGCGCCATTCCATAGTGTCGGATCCGCGAGGAGGGCGTGCAGCGCGAGGCGGGCTCCGAGCGAATACCCCAGCACCACGCGTGCATGGGGCTCGCCTGCCACACGAACCGAAGTGGTGAACGCCTCCGCCCACGCCTCCATCGAGTCCGCCAGTGTGGCATATAAATCCACCAGGTGGACCTTCAGGCCAGCCGCTAAGAATCGTGGAACGAAAGCCTTCCACACGGCCGGCGTCTGCAGATTGCCGTGGATAAGCCAGAGATCGGGCGCAGGCGAGGACAAGCCGGGCAACGGGATCAGGATTTAACGGCTACGCTCACGCGCGACATCACATCCCCCTGGCGGATGGCTTCCACGATATCCTGCCCCTTCACCACCTTGCCAAACACCGTGTGTTTGCCGTTGAGGTGCGGCTGCGGGCTGTGTGTGATAAAAAACTGGCTGCCGTTGGTATTCGGGCCCGCGTTGGCCATGCTGATCACCCCGGTTTCATGGCGGAGCGGATTGCCCTTCGTCTCGTCCTCGAACTGATACCCCGGGCCGCCGCGCCCCGTCCCGGTGGGGTCGCCCGTCTGGATCATGAAATTGGGGATGACCCGGTGAAAGGTGACGCCGTCGTAAAACCCTTCGCCGGCCAGGAATGCAAAGTTATTAACCGTTTTCGGGGCGTTTTCGGCGTAGAGTTCGAGTTCTATCGTGCCGCGATTTGTCACGATCGTAGCCGTGTAGGCGGCCTTAGGATCGATCTGGACCGCCGGCGGCGTTTTCCACTGTTGGTTGCTCATACGTAAATAGAAATTGATTGGGGGAAGGGTGCAAACGTACGGAATCGGGTACGCTGCGCCAAGTGCAGCGCGGAAAAGAGCGCGACTTCAGCAGCCGAGATCCAGCCTCGCGGCCGGATCGTTGGCCGGCGTGCACTGGCCTGAGGGCAGGTTGGCCGGCGCATAACGGGCCAGGGCAGGGTCGTGCAACGCGTCCGTGAGGAACAGCGTCAGGTCCACGATCTCCTGGTCCGTCAGGTCCAGCGGCCGAAAGAACACCGGGGCACGCTCCACCGGCAGGTCGACGGCGGGGATCGCGTCATTATAATACTCAACCACCTCACGCAGCGACGTAAACGACCCGCCGTGGCCATAAAAAGGGCTGTCTTTGAGGTTGTACAACTGGGGGACTTTGAATTTGAATTCGTCGTCCACCTGCCCCGTAAACCCACCGCGACCCAGGGACGACACGTCATCGCCGAGCACGCCGGCGCCTTCCAAGTCGGGCATCCCCAGCGCATAAAACGCCATCTGGTTGAGAGCGGGGCCCGTGTGGCAGGTCTCGCAGCCGGCCTTGTCGAAGAAGAGGATCGCACCGCGTTTCTCGGCGTCGCTCATAGCGTCCGTCTCGCCGCGGAGCCACCGCTGAAACGGCGCCTGGTCCGCCATGAGGGTGCGCTCGTACGCGGCGATAGCCAGCCCCATGGACTCGACCGTGACGGGCTGCCCGGGAAAGGCCTGCTCCCAGAGGTCGGCATAGGCGTCATTGGATTCTACAATCGACTGCGACAGGTCGTCCATCCGGTGTTTCGTCAGAGCCGCGATGGCCTGGGTTTCGAGGCCGTCGTACCCCAGCCTGTTGACTTCGTGGAAGGGGTCGCCCTCCCACGCTGCTTCGGTACCCCGGTTTGGGCCGCGGGCGCCGGAATCGCCGGCCCAGCCCATGACATCCTGAAACGCACTATTGAGGACCGACGGGGAGCGGATGCCCTGCACGTCGAGATCGGGCACGCCATAGGCCATATTGCGCGTCCGTCCTTCGCCATTTTGTCCCCACCCGGAACCGCCCTCTCCGATGGCCTGGCGCCGGCCCGCCGCGAAGCCCGCGCCGGCGTGATGGCAGGTGGCGCACGCGTAGGTGCCCGCTCCCGCCGGGTTGCGCCATGTGGTCGCCAGCGCGGTTTCGTGGAACAACAACTGGCCGAGTTCGACCTTCTGGGCCGTGATCGGGTTGGCGGGATCCTGCGGTATCGAGGCGTACTCGTCGCCCGCCGGCAGCACGAAGTTGTCGAGACGGCGCTGCCCTCCGATCGTGATGATCTCCGTGAGGGTGGCATCCAGATCGATATCCGTGGGCGGTTCGGACGACGTGGCGTCGCAGCCGGCCAGCCATGCGCTCGAAACGAGCATGCAGGCCATTCCGATCGCAGCGAGACGGTGGTTCATGATAGGCCGGAAGTCGCTTGTTCCGATCAGCTGGTGGGGAGATCCTGCGCGAGGTCGTGGATTTCAAGCACCCGGACTTCCGACCACGCGCTCACGCCCAGCGGGTTCACCGAACGGACGCGCCACCAGTAAATGTAGGTCGGCACCAGTTCGCGGATGAGCACGCGCTCCCCGCGGATACCATCGAGATCGGCCGAACGTCGTAAGAAGTTTTCTTCCAGGGATACCTGGATGTGGTAGGTACTGGCGCCAGCCACATCATCCCACTCAAAATAGATGTCGCTAGGCATGTCCCCGACGCCCGAGAGTGGCGAAATGAGCTGTGGGATTGCGGGTGGAAGGGCCGCGGAGGCCGGCTTGAACTGGCGCGTCTCCGACCAGTCGCTGTATCCCGAACCGTTGGAGGAGCGGATCCGCCAATAATATATCGCCCCGACTTCGAGATCCCGTACAATGTACTGGATGCTGTTCAGGGCTTCGTCGTCGACAATTAGTGCGCTAAACGAAGGATCGGACGCGACCTGAAGGTGATACGTCTCCGCTTCGGTAGCCGAATTCCACTGGAGTTCGAGCACGTCGGGCTCGCTCGCGGAGCCGTTCACGGGAGCGACGAGGGTGGGTACTTCGGGGAGTTGGGCCGTATCCACGACGCCGCAGCCGGCGAGCACATGAACGAGGCTGAGGGCGACCATCACGAAGCGCGCGGCAGGGGAGCAAACGCGCTGTATGGCAGGATTCTTCATGGTATGTACTGGGTAATCCGTAGTGGTATTCGACACCGTGGGTACTTCGGGTGGGAAGATACGGCACGCGCAGACGTTTATTCCAGGTCTATTCGCGTTGCACTTCATTGATGCAACTGGTAAGATATGCCCGGCGGACCTTCCCGTTCCCGCCGTCTCTCATCCTACGGTTCAACACTCCGATGACGCTGCTTCATGCTCGCGCTGTTGCGCTTTCCAACCTCGCCCGAATCGGCTCGACATGCTGGCTGGCCACCACCCTCCTCTTCGCCGGCTGCCAGTCCGGTCGGCCGAACGATGTCGGTCCCCGGAAAATCGAAGTGCTTTTTCTGGGTCACGACAGCCGTCACCACGACAGCGAAGCCTACGCCCCGATGCTGGCCTCGGCGCTCGCGCTGGAAGGCATCCATATCAACTACACGAGCGATCCGGCGGACCTGAACCCGCAGACGCTGGCGCTTTACGACGCACTCATCCTGTACGCCAACCACGATTCGATCGCCCCCAGCCAGGAAAAAGCATTGCTCGACTTCGTAGCGTCGGGCAAGGGGTTCGTGCCCATCCATAGCGCCTCCTACTGTTTCCGCAATTCGGACGACTTCGTCGCGCTCGTCGGCGCCCAGTTCAAATCCCACGAAACAGGCACGTTCACCGCGGAAACGATCGCCGCC
Proteins encoded in this region:
- a CDS encoding response regulator transcription factor, which translates into the protein MFTPLRTLARRTSADVPSPARVLVVDPHPIIGDAVRVLLNPTADLAFAGFASTAREAHRAVARTAPHVVLLELSLEDGYGLDLAVQLLIHHPELRILIYTMYAEHVFAERAIEVGAAGYLMKRVEPHELLEGIRRVLRQETYLSQAATARLLNKITRRPTRDRSHTLERLTQRELAVLLMLGEGSTPHDIAHRLNLDRKTVETHRRRVKEKLGFESVSSLLHYATNWRHAQGALEPPLETTLS
- a CDS encoding NUDIX domain-containing protein, with translation MTRTPFQVLVFPYRVVDQDVKFAVFQRPEKDSWQGISGKGQELETPIEAARRKSGQEAGLDVGEERFMVLDCVNAVPASQFAGHYTIANGRFVLPQYCFGVEVDSESIQPNDPQADYRWIGYEEATSMLASDASKTALWELYARLQRRVKTEELMYQS
- a CDS encoding NUDIX domain-containing protein is translated as MFSRDTILRQIQQLVQVLARVLFHKSMHAYDEARREIDEALRDLLGLDAGGLDALHRIALLARCRELGGWSGEKALALADLLNERGQLVLLERGEAGRAEAQRWLQHAHALYAEVLRNPDTALPHDIHDRLDALRAELVLAATTLADIDWNVWRPVDPATLLFVVQDGKVLLIRKKRGLGAGKINGPGGRLEFGEAPHEGAIREVQEELLVTPTTLEKGGELRFQFVDGYSIHVHVFRAGGLIGEPTETDEAVPLWTDMDAIPYEEMWEDDRIWMPYLLSGRPFQGRFLFDQERMLDWRID
- a CDS encoding PVC-type heme-binding CxxCH protein; the protein is MRFVSIVFLLLVTIVAACAQKPSRYPDPLSPEDALASFELVEGFTVSVFAAEPAVADPVELVFDERGRAWVVEMPDYPDKPALGQGRSRIVLLTDTDGDGRADRRTVFADNLSEATSVLPWKNGLIVTAAPDILYLVDSDGDDRADSRDILFTGFFENNSEAQITNLRLNPDGWIYAANFGQAGTITSPLLPGVMVHVQGADFRFRLDPPRFEPAAGPTQFGQAVDAWGNRFGTHNTQHINQFVIPWHYLHRHPHLRSAASIVNISDHDLRMYQRTPAPYWRATRTARRQQQYDEAGSGRVEYAADHFTGSSGGTVYDGDLFPERYRGAVFTGDVAGNLVHRDSLGEKAGSPEFIAKRPFDEQEREFMASTDPWFRPAHFTIGPDGALYIVDMYRQHIETPVSIPEDLKEDMDFYAGEDRGRLFRIAPTGAAPTPFVSLHDASTANLVAELAHPNGWRRRTAQRLLLERDDPAAIDPLRATLAGHDAPARLLALYLLDALDALRETDIRATFQDAEAGIRIHALRLSEAYPALASDALALLEDPTPRVAMQAALSAGDRTGRTVTDALAGFVERHAGDRWMRLAVVSAPPGASHSMLAALERRGFFNVQDPARAAFLQETASVLTARSDADELNRFIDFLVDHPEPFWLAAGFTGMKEGHKAGTTLPLNDRAADNLQAFIRSSSEIVQQLAGDILALTPTR
- a CDS encoding high-potential iron-sulfur protein, whose product is MAATAQNPSRRRFLATIAGGATLAGCRPEAAPADPCMDVRSLSDADRQTRTATNYVAQTALPDQRCDTCQFWLPPTPGSTCGGCVVVKGTIHPEGHCTSWAPVAVG
- a CDS encoding amidohydrolase family protein, which gives rise to MSSPDTAPAYNRRSFLHLGSAALLGAVWPLSIPRASPRVIDVHCHPRWLGFNGARTIENMDAAGIDMAWLISWEAPEREISPNYYATNNPTGVGITFADVIELAERYPDRFIPGTTVDPRDPYAHAKLKAAVDIHRVRVFGEFKLRMRYDDPDALRLFHYAGELGLPVIFHLDVTFPRHAVPADRQWWYGGDLETMEPALRLCPGTQFLGHAPGFWREISEDADVATEQYPAGKPVVRKGLLLQYLDRYPNLNCDLSAGSAHTALSRDLAFTRQFMIDYQDRLFFGRDAFDNRMYDLLTHLNLPVDVLTKILAGNALRLVPVTP
- a CDS encoding alpha/beta fold hydrolase encodes the protein MPGLSSPAPDLWLIHGNLQTPAVWKAFVPRFLAAGLKVHLVDLYATLADSMEAWAEAFTTSVRVAGEPHARVVLGYSLGARLALHALLADPTLWNGAILVGADTGLADEEARVRRRETDAVWARRFLEEPIDRVMEDWNAQPVFGGRPALCHDHTVPRERQPIARMFTAYSKGRQRDLLPDLGRTIDVPTLWLTGADDPVFTRSAQSAVAAIPGARHEIIPGAAHRVPWENPNAFLEAVITCAIPP
- a CDS encoding peptidylprolyl isomerase, which codes for MSNQQWKTPPAVQIDPKAAYTATIVTNRGTIELELYAENAPKTVNNFAFLAGEGFYDGVTFHRVIPNFMIQTGDPTGTGRGGPGYQFEDETKGNPLRHETGVISMANAGPNTNGSQFFITHSPQPHLNGKHTVFGKVVKGQDIVEAIRQGDVMSRVSVAVKS
- a CDS encoding cytochrome c peroxidase is translated as MNHRLAAIGMACMLVSSAWLAGCDATSSEPPTDIDLDATLTEIITIGGQRRLDNFVLPAGDEYASIPQDPANPITAQKVELGQLLFHETALATTWRNPAGAGTYACATCHHAGAGFAAGRRQAIGEGGSGWGQNGEGRTRNMAYGVPDLDVQGIRSPSVLNSAFQDVMGWAGDSGARGPNRGTEAAWEGDPFHEVNRLGYDGLETQAIAALTKHRMDDLSQSIVESNDAYADLWEQAFPGQPVTVESMGLAIAAYERTLMADQAPFQRWLRGETDAMSDAEKRGAILFFDKAGCETCHTGPALNQMAFYALGMPDLEGAGVLGDDVSSLGRGGFTGQVDDEFKFKVPQLYNLKDSPFYGHGGSFTSLREVVEYYNDAIPAVDLPVERAPVFFRPLDLTDQEIVDLTLFLTDALHDPALARYAPANLPSGQCTPANDPAARLDLGC
- a CDS encoding fibronectin type III domain-containing protein — encoded protein: MKNPAIQRVCSPAARFVMVALSLVHVLAGCGVVDTAQLPEVPTLVAPVNGSASEPDVLELQWNSATEAETYHLQVASDPSFSALIVDDEALNSIQYIVRDLEVGAIYYWRIRSSNGSGYSDWSETRQFKPASAALPPAIPQLISPLSGVGDMPSDIYFEWDDVAGASTYHIQVSLEENFLRRSADLDGIRGERVLIRELVPTYIYWWRVRSVNPLGVSAWSEVRVLEIHDLAQDLPTS